The Lentisphaera araneosa HTCC2155 DNA segment TGATCGTTATGCGAGCGGGATAGATGCCGAGAATGAAGAATATAACTTATTACTGACCGCTAACTGGAATCTCTTTAATGGTTTTCAAGATAAAAGAAATTATCAAGCCTCTATCAGTAGACTTTATGCTTCGACAAATAGTAAGGATGCAGTAAAAATACAGATTTTTGAGAATGTTGAAGATTCTTGGATCGAAATTTCTAAGTTAAAAAGGAATGTCACTATTCTTAAGGAACAAAAAGAATTGGCTCAATACACAGCAGATGGTTATGTCGAGCAATATGATAAATCGAGTCGTAGCCTTTTCGATGTTTTGAATACTCAAACAGATGCATTTAACTCAGAGACTGCGTACATCTCAGCTATATATGATGAAGTTGTAGCTTTTGCGCGCTTAGGTTTCTTTATGGGAGACCTTTCTCAACGAGTTGTGGGCTATAAATTTGATAAAGAACTATACTTAAAACAAAAATAATTAGGAGAAAAATTATGAGTGTAAATTATGTAGATGGCATTTCAAATGTTGCTTCAATTTCTGGTAACGTACGTATGGATTTATTCCGCTATCAGTTAGATAAAGATGCTGAGGGTGGAAAAAAAGCTGAAGAAGTTGAGCAGCTTATTATGTCTCACGAAGGCTTTCTTGATAGCTATAAAAAAATGACGGTTATCTTCAACGCTCTTGCGAGCAAAGGTGTTTACAAAGTAAAGCCTAATGAAGATGCTGAAGAAAGTAAAGAAGAGAAAAAAGAAGCTTAATTCTTTATCTTCAATACTTTGAAAAAAGCCTAGTGAATTCTCACTAGGCTTTTTTTGTAAAGAGTTTTTACTTTACAAAAGCGGGGATGATATTTTCAGGTGCTTTACTTAGCATAGATCCCATGCCCTTGTTGTGAGCCGTACTGACAATAATTAGTTCGAGTTTAGGGAACATGAGAATAAATTGTCCACCGGCGCCTCGTCCTGAAATACAGTGGTAGCTCTTGTCGCCAACTTTTGCTTGATGGCCCCACCAAAAGTAGCCGTAAGTACGATGTTCATTAACGTCAATGGGGCTTATGGCGACTTCGATAAATTCTTTTGGGATTAAGTCTTTCCCTTGCCATTGACCTTGATCCATGATCAGTAAACCCATTTTGAGCATGTCTCTCGAACGCCAGCTCGAACCAGCCGCAGATTTAGGTGAACCACTTAAATCATCTTGCCAGGCATAGTTGCTAATGCCCATAGGAGCGAGGAGCTCATTTTTGATAAAATCTTTAGCTGAACCAGGGACGACGGCTTCTAAAACTTGCATGGCCATAGAGGGGTCCGAGCCTTGGTATTTAAAGCTTTTATTTTTCATGGGACTACTGAGTTCCATGTATGTTTGAATTTGTCCCTGGCCCTTGAGGCTATGGGGATTTGTTTTAATAAATTCTTGGGCACGCTTTTTCTCCACTCGAATACCAGAGCGCATACTCATGGCTTCGTGCAGCGTGATCTTTTTGGTGCCCTCGGCTAAATTTGTTTGATTAATATCTTTTAAGAAGCTAATAACGGGTTTGTGAAGGTCATCCATCGTCATATAGCCAAGTTGTATGGCTCTGCCAATCGCCATGGCAGTATAGGATTTGGTAATCGACATTTGGTAATGAGGGTAGTTGCTACGTCCACGCTTGTAATAAGATTCTAAGAGTAGCTTTCCTTTGTAGGAAATAAGTAGGCTATCAGTATTATTATGCTTATTATCAATGATTTCTTGAGTGAATCTAAGGATGTCTTCTTTGTTGCCACCATCAACGCCTAGCTCGCCTACGGTGATGCCATCATTTTTATCTTCAGCTTGAGTACTGATAAAAGCCTTTTCGAGGTAGGGAATCTTTTTTTCCAAAGTATAGGATATGTCTTTGGCATTTAAGTCGGTGACTTCTGGTGCGAGGCCGTTGCTATTATCGGCTTGGAGTAAAAGGCCTCCTATGGATACGAGGCAGAAAACGAATTTATTTGTGCTTGATCTGAACTTCATGTGAATCCTTTATCTTGTCATGTTTATTACACTACGCTTTAAAAGACTGAAATATAACAATCAGGATGAGAAGATCTGCAATTTTGGTCTTTGGGCGTGATTTTTCTTTTCGTGCTTAGCGGCTTGACTTAGTTGCTGTTTTTGCGAAGCCCGCTATTTTTAGGTAAATTTTTTAGGAGCTTATTCGTCGTGTTAGCAAAGTTAAAAGAGTCCTTGCAGGCAGAACTCTATTGGGATGATACGCTACGTACTCTTTATGCAACGGATGCTTCCGCTTATAAAGAAATGCCTTTAGCGGTTTGTTTCCCAAAAGACTCCCAAGATCTTCAGGCGCTTATTTTATTTGCAAAGTCTAATAACTTGAGTTTAATTCCACGAACTGCAGGGACTTCTTTGGCAGGGCAGGTTGTCGGTTCCGGTATTGTAGTTGATGTGTCAAAATATTTTACTGAGATTATTGAAGTTGACATTGAGCAATCTTTTGTACGTGTTCAGCCGGGTGTTGTACGCAATGAACTCAATAAAGATTTAGAGTCCTTAGGCTACTTATTCGGCCCAATCACCTCTACGGCAAATAGGGCGATGATTGGCGGTATGTTGGGGAATAACTCTTGTGGTCAAAATTCCTTGCGCTACGGAAGTGTTCGCGATAAGCTTATTTCAGTCAAGGGTTTTTTGAGCGATGGCTCAGAAGTGGTCTTTAAAAATCTATCCCCCGATGAGCTCAGCGCTAAATTGACTTTGGAAAGCCTAGAAGGAGAAATTTACAGAGAGCTTTATTCGATTTTAAGTGAATATAAATCGGAGATTGTGGAAGCCTATCCTTACCCTGAAATTCATCGTCGTAATACGGGGTATTGTTTAGATCTTTTAGCAGCGATGGATCCATTCTCCAATGAAGGCAAAAAGTTTAATATGGCAAAATTGATTGCGGGTTCCGAGGGGACCTTATTTTTTGCTACAGAGATATGCCTTGAGATAGAACCTTTGCCTCCCAAATTTCGAGCTTTGCTATGTCCGCATTTTGATTCAATTGATAAGGCTTTAGAAGCGAATGTTTTAACTTTAAAGTATCAGCCCATGGCAGTGGAGCTCATGGATCGCTACATTTTGGAATGTACTGCGGGCAATCGACTCTATAAAGACTTGCGCTTTTTTGTTAAAGGTGATCCCGATGCGGTGCTTATGGTCGAATTGGATTCGGACTCTGAAGAGGGGGTGAAGAGCAAAATAGAAGAATTGACGGATGAGTTTAAAAGCCTTGCTTTATGTAATGATATATATTTAGTTAAACAGGAGGATATCGCGAAAGTTTGGGCCTTGAGAAGTGCAGGCTTGGGGCTTCTTTCTAATGTCCCTGGGGATGCCAAGGCAGTTCCAGTAATTGAAGATACCTGTGTAAGGGTTGAAGATCTTCCTCAGTATATCAAAGAATTCAATCAAATTCTCGATGAGCACAATTTATATTGCGTCCATTATGCTCACGCCGGTTCAGGCGAGTTGCATCTACGTCCTATTATTGATTTAAAAACTAGTAAGGGCCATGCCCAATTTAGAGCGATTGCCGAAGATATTGTTGACTTACTGAAAAAATACCGTGGTTCCTTGAGTGGTGAACATGGGGACGGTCGTTTACGAGGGGAGTTTATTGAGGCTATGTTGGGGTCTGAGGTTTACCAACTCTTGGGAAGGGTAAAAAAAGTCTTTGATCCCCAAGGGGTGTTTAATCCGGGCAAGATTGTGCAAACCGCACCAATGGATGAAGCCCTGCGTTTTGAGGCAGGGACTTTGACCCCTGATTTCGAAACCATGTATGATTTTTCTCATGAGCAGGGTTATTTAAGGGCAGCTGAGTTCTGTAATGGCTCAGGAGATTGTCGGAAATCATCTCTCATGGGCGGCACGATGTGTCCTTCTTATATGGCAGAGAAAGAGGAGAAATACACAACTCGGGCACGAGCCAATATCTTGCGTGAGTACTTGCGCAAGCCTTTCGATAAAAGTGCTTTTGAACATGAAGAAATAAAAGAAGTTCTTGATACTTGCTTATCTTGTAAGGGCTGTAAATCAGAGTGCCCTTCAAATGTGGATATGGCGAAATTGAAATCAGAGTTTTTATATCAATATTACAAAGTTAAAGAAGTGCCCTTACGTACGAGGCTGATTGCGTATTCCGCAAAAATTGCTGACTTAGGGGCTTATGCACCGAGGCTGTTTAATTTTTTGAATCAGAGCTCAGCGATGAAAAAGTTTTTGCGAATCTCGCAAAAGCGCCCGACACCTCAGCTATCACTCAATTCATTTAGGTCTTGGTTTCGAACTCATCCGCAAGAAGCTTTGTCAAAAAAAGTTTATCTCTTTGTGGATGAGCTCAGTAAAAACTACGATAGTGATCTGTTAATTAAGGCCGTTAAGCTACTCAATAAACTCGGTTATGTGGTCATGTGCCCTGATCATGAAGAGAGTGGTCGTGCAGCTTTTTCTAAAGGTTTTTTAGATCACGGCCGTGCTTGCGCAGAGAGAAACGTGGAAGTTTTTTCACGTTTAGTAGATGAAGAAAGTCCGCTTATTGGCATTGAACCATCGACACTTTTGTGTTTTCGCGATGAGTACATAGATATTCTGCGTGGTGATATGAAAAAGCAGGCGCAAAAATTGGCAAAAAACGCTTTTTTACTCGATGAGTTTTTAGCTAAGAATAGTTCAAACTTATCTCAGCAATTGTTTACTGATAAGTCTCAGCGAATCGATGTGCATGTGCATTGCTTTCAAAAATCTTTAGCGCAAGCATCGACCTTAGCTACAGCTTTAAGCATCCCGCGTAATTATAGCGTTAAGCTAATTGATTCAGGCTGTTGCGGTATGGCAGGCTCCTTTGCTTATGAAGAAGAGCATGAAGAGATGTCCGAAAAAATAGCGAATTTAAGTTTAATACCCCATATTAATCAAGTTAAACAAGAAGTGCTTATCGTGGCTTCTGGAACGAGTTGTCGCCATCAGATCAATGATCTATCAAAACGCGAGGCTTTACATCCAGTGGAAATTCTCTATGATGCACTCACTTAATATGGTAATGTTACTTTAAATCAAGCGAAAATTTCTGTGAAACTTCGATGCTCGCCCATGTCCTGCCATTTGGAATCAGTATCACTATTTAAGGTCTCGGCATCATAGCCCGAATAGATTTTATCTATGTGAATGGCTTGCTCATTTTGATAACATCGCAAACGCCAGCTTTTACAGGCCAGTTCAAATTTTTGATCATCGAGTTTTTTGATGCGGTCTCGGCTGGGGCGAATACCTGCCGAAAGGATCTGACTCGCTAAGCGCTTGATTTGCCATTGAGAATGTTGCTCCAGCCACTGGATTTGTTCATAGGCTGCGTCTTCCCAAAGCACGTCAAAATGTTGGTGGTTTTCCACTTCGTCTAACCAACCTGCCGCAGAATTTTCAAATGAATCGGCAAAAGGGATGTAGGGTTTGATATCGAAAATGGGGGTTTGATCAATAAGATCGTGTCCACTGATCTTTAAAGTATTGCCTTTAACTTCAAGGAGTTTAACACAGGAGAGGCCGATGGGGTTAGGGCGATGGGGGCTGCGTGTGGCTAAGACAGAGATTTTTTTATCGCCTCTGGGGGGGAAGACTTTTCGCTTCCAGCCCTCGCTTAGATGAAAGTGAAAGACCAACCAGAGGCGCTCAATCCCTTTGAGGTCTTCTATAGCCTGTGACATATCTTGAGTAAAAATGATTTCTGCTTCGAGTTCTCTAAGGGAGCCTTGGCTAGGGAGTTCGTAGAGCTCGCTGGAATTGCAGTGTAGGAAAGCGATCGGCTCGAGTTCCATCATTGTTGTGATTCGATCATTTTTTGGAGCTTATCTTTGTGCTGAGGGAAGCGTTTCTCGAAGTTTTTGCGACTTGCATTTAAAATCCGATTAAAAGCAGGGATTTGTCGACCTTCACTAAACTTTTTCATTTTAGTTTGATAGTTTTCATGGAGGGTTTTTGCCATCAGAAAAAATTGTGTGGAGCTTTGTTCAAATTCATCGCCATAAAGCAGCAGTGTCATC contains these protein-coding regions:
- the tsaA gene encoding tRNA (N6-threonylcarbamoyladenosine(37)-N6)-methyltransferase TrmO, with amino-acid sequence MMELEPIAFLHCNSSELYELPSQGSLRELEAEIIFTQDMSQAIEDLKGIERLWLVFHFHLSEGWKRKVFPPRGDKKISVLATRSPHRPNPIGLSCVKLLEVKGNTLKISGHDLIDQTPIFDIKPYIPFADSFENSAAGWLDEVENHQHFDVLWEDAAYEQIQWLEQHSQWQIKRLASQILSAGIRPSRDRIKKLDDQKFELACKSWRLRCYQNEQAIHIDKIYSGYDAETLNSDTDSKWQDMGEHRSFTEIFA
- a CDS encoding serine hydrolase domain-containing protein, with the translated sequence MKFRSSTNKFVFCLVSIGGLLLQADNSNGLAPEVTDLNAKDISYTLEKKIPYLEKAFISTQAEDKNDGITVGELGVDGGNKEDILRFTQEIIDNKHNNTDSLLISYKGKLLLESYYKRGRSNYPHYQMSITKSYTAMAIGRAIQLGYMTMDDLHKPVISFLKDINQTNLAEGTKKITLHEAMSMRSGIRVEKKRAQEFIKTNPHSLKGQGQIQTYMELSSPMKNKSFKYQGSDPSMAMQVLEAVVPGSAKDFIKNELLAPMGISNYAWQDDLSGSPKSAAGSSWRSRDMLKMGLLIMDQGQWQGKDLIPKEFIEVAISPIDVNEHRTYGYFWWGHQAKVGDKSYHCISGRGAGGQFILMFPKLELIIVSTAHNKGMGSMLSKAPENIIPAFVK
- a CDS encoding FAD-binding and (Fe-S)-binding domain-containing protein — protein: MLAKLKESLQAELYWDDTLRTLYATDASAYKEMPLAVCFPKDSQDLQALILFAKSNNLSLIPRTAGTSLAGQVVGSGIVVDVSKYFTEIIEVDIEQSFVRVQPGVVRNELNKDLESLGYLFGPITSTANRAMIGGMLGNNSCGQNSLRYGSVRDKLISVKGFLSDGSEVVFKNLSPDELSAKLTLESLEGEIYRELYSILSEYKSEIVEAYPYPEIHRRNTGYCLDLLAAMDPFSNEGKKFNMAKLIAGSEGTLFFATEICLEIEPLPPKFRALLCPHFDSIDKALEANVLTLKYQPMAVELMDRYILECTAGNRLYKDLRFFVKGDPDAVLMVELDSDSEEGVKSKIEELTDEFKSLALCNDIYLVKQEDIAKVWALRSAGLGLLSNVPGDAKAVPVIEDTCVRVEDLPQYIKEFNQILDEHNLYCVHYAHAGSGELHLRPIIDLKTSKGHAQFRAIAEDIVDLLKKYRGSLSGEHGDGRLRGEFIEAMLGSEVYQLLGRVKKVFDPQGVFNPGKIVQTAPMDEALRFEAGTLTPDFETMYDFSHEQGYLRAAEFCNGSGDCRKSSLMGGTMCPSYMAEKEEKYTTRARANILREYLRKPFDKSAFEHEEIKEVLDTCLSCKGCKSECPSNVDMAKLKSEFLYQYYKVKEVPLRTRLIAYSAKIADLGAYAPRLFNFLNQSSAMKKFLRISQKRPTPQLSLNSFRSWFRTHPQEALSKKVYLFVDELSKNYDSDLLIKAVKLLNKLGYVVMCPDHEESGRAAFSKGFLDHGRACAERNVEVFSRLVDEESPLIGIEPSTLLCFRDEYIDILRGDMKKQAQKLAKNAFLLDEFLAKNSSNLSQQLFTDKSQRIDVHVHCFQKSLAQASTLATALSIPRNYSVKLIDSGCCGMAGSFAYEEEHEEMSEKIANLSLIPHINQVKQEVLIVASGTSCRHQINDLSKREALHPVEILYDALT